Proteins encoded within one genomic window of Ignavibacteriota bacterium:
- a CDS encoding helix-turn-helix domain-containing protein, whose protein sequence is MKHHVSILLPEGAAVVGCIEGARKTFLLANTFLEGRGERPRFDVNLVALTKVPRTYDGVFAVQPDASVRSVSHTDLIIIPPVNGDMEEVVTNNSPFFPWIRSQHEQGAEVASLCVGAFLLAGTGLLDGKKCSTHWSADQQFRAMYPEVDLVSDRVITDENGLYSSGGANSFWNLLLYLVEKYVDRPLAVLIAKYYEIEIDRVSQASYFMFKGQKGHEDVAVRKVQEYIERNVQKRVTVASLADMVALSRRNLERRFKKATSNTVVEYMQRVKVESAKMHLERSRAGITEVMERTGYTDTKAFRTTFKKITGLSPVQYRAKYARAAPAKMA, encoded by the coding sequence ATGAAACATCATGTGTCCATACTGTTGCCTGAAGGTGCAGCCGTCGTCGGTTGCATCGAGGGCGCACGCAAGACCTTTCTCCTCGCGAACACCTTCCTGGAGGGGCGGGGGGAACGGCCCCGCTTTGATGTCAACCTGGTGGCACTCACGAAGGTTCCCCGGACCTATGATGGGGTGTTCGCTGTGCAGCCCGATGCTTCGGTACGGTCGGTGTCGCACACGGACCTTATCATCATTCCTCCGGTGAACGGGGATATGGAAGAGGTCGTAACGAACAACAGTCCGTTCTTTCCGTGGATCCGGTCACAGCATGAACAGGGGGCCGAAGTTGCGAGCCTGTGCGTGGGTGCGTTCCTCCTCGCGGGGACAGGGCTGCTTGATGGAAAGAAGTGCTCAACGCACTGGTCAGCGGACCAGCAGTTCCGCGCCATGTATCCGGAGGTGGACCTGGTATCGGACAGGGTGATCACTGACGAGAATGGCCTCTACTCCAGCGGCGGAGCGAACTCATTCTGGAATCTTCTGTTGTACCTCGTGGAGAAGTATGTGGACCGCCCTCTGGCTGTGCTCATCGCAAAGTACTATGAGATCGAGATCGACCGCGTGAGCCAGGCGTCTTACTTCATGTTCAAGGGACAGAAGGGACATGAGGATGTTGCCGTCCGGAAGGTCCAGGAGTATATCGAGCGGAACGTGCAGAAGCGCGTCACCGTGGCCTCCCTTGCGGACATGGTCGCCCTCAGCCGGCGGAATCTGGAACGCCGGTTCAAGAAGGCGACGTCCAACACGGTCGTGGAGTACATGCAACGGGTGAAAGTGGAATCTGCGAAGATGCATCTCGAGCGGTCACGGGCGGGCATCACCGAGGTCATGGAGCGGACGGGGTACACCGACACCAAAGCATTTCGTACGACCTTCAAGAAGATCACCGGCCTGTCGCCGGTGCAGTACCGGGCGAAGTACGCCCGGGCGGCTCCGGCAAAAATGGCTTGA
- a CDS encoding class I SAM-dependent methyltransferase — MKIIEQQGTRLKDLTVLEAFAGDGQMQVVDYHRQVAHVSLWEWGTAKIAKLKKQFPGARVVQIDTFEQIKVETESYDIVVLDASPKSGDHWEVFDLFPWALNLLRQQTGVIVCTIMAERNPALLKQYPECGTEAHRAARAQFYGIPLASSDALSEGSIRRAFEAMAGEKGLAIGWAHLIPRNAYAAYFVFSIHPAV, encoded by the coding sequence CATCGAGCAACAGGGTACCCGCCTCAAGGACCTGACGGTTCTCGAGGCGTTCGCAGGTGATGGTCAGATGCAGGTGGTCGACTATCACAGGCAGGTCGCGCACGTGTCGCTCTGGGAGTGGGGGACGGCGAAGATCGCGAAGTTGAAGAAGCAGTTCCCGGGGGCACGTGTCGTGCAGATCGATACCTTCGAACAGATCAAGGTCGAGACGGAGTCGTATGACATTGTCGTGCTGGATGCTTCGCCAAAATCCGGAGATCACTGGGAGGTCTTCGATCTCTTCCCCTGGGCATTGAACCTGCTACGGCAACAGACGGGGGTCATCGTCTGCACGATAATGGCGGAAAGGAATCCAGCGCTCCTGAAGCAATACCCCGAATGTGGTACAGAAGCTCATCGCGCGGCACGTGCACAGTTCTACGGGATCCCGCTCGCATCTTCGGATGCGCTGTCCGAAGGATCCATCCGCAGGGCGTTCGAGGCCATGGCCGGGGAGAAGGGCCTGGCCATCGGATGGGCGCATCTCATACCCCGTAACGCCTATGCCGCATACTTCGTGTTCAGCATTCACCCTGCGGTCTGA
- a CDS encoding SRPBCC domain-containing protein, translating to MKITVSTAIAAPLADVWRAYTTPEDIKAWNAASPDWHTTAAAVDLRVGGTFTSRMEAKDGSSGFDFAGEYTAIIPLQRIAYTFGGRVGVVEFVDGPTGVTVRVTFDSEETHTEEQQRAGWQAILDNFSRHMISLTAGGKDATAR from the coding sequence ATGAAGATCACTGTTTCCACTGCAATTGCAGCTCCGCTCGCTGACGTGTGGCGCGCCTATACGACACCGGAGGATATCAAGGCCTGGAACGCAGCGTCTCCGGATTGGCATACAACCGCCGCTGCGGTTGATCTTCGCGTGGGTGGAACGTTCACCTCCCGCATGGAGGCCAAAGATGGCTCGTCCGGCTTTGACTTTGCCGGAGAGTACACCGCGATCATTCCCCTGCAACGGATCGCATACACGTTCGGGGGGCGCGTCGGCGTTGTCGAGTTCGTTGATGGCCCGACCGGCGTCACCGTGAGAGTGACATTCGATAGTGAAGAAACGCATACCGAGGAACAGCAGCGTGCCGGCTGGCAGGCTATCCTGGACAATTTTTCTCGCCATATGATATCGCTGACTGCGGGCGGGAAGGATGCCACGGCACGCTGA